In Peptostreptococcus equinus, the DNA window GGTGTATTAGCTGCTTTATATCATGCTAAACTAACTGGCGAAGGAGAAAAGGTTGAAACAAGCTTGTTTGAGAGTGCAATATTTAATATGGGTATGATGGTACAGGCTGCTCAATATCCTGACTATGGAGTAAAATATCCAATAAACATCAGTGAAGCAAACAATCCGCTAAATGCATGTTGGCTTACTAGTGATGGTAGATACGTACAGACTTGTATGCCTGACTACAATACGTACTTCAAAAAATTCACTGCCGCATTAGGAATAGGTGAATATGGTGAAGATGAAAAATATTACCCTGTACAGAATCTTATAGAAAATAAATTAGGAACTGATATATACAGTAAGATAATGGCTGCATTTGGTACTAAAGAATATAAAGAATGGGAAAAAATACTAACAGAAGCAGATATTCCATTTGCACTAGCTAAAAACTGGGAAGAATTATTGGAAGATGAACAAGCTTGGGCAAATGATTGTTTCTATAAAATGAAATATCCAAAAGGGGAAAGAGTATTAGTTAAGCATCCAGTAAAATATCAAGAAATGGGACCTACTCCATATGATAGAGGTCCATTCATTGGTGAACATGGTATTGAAATATTAAGCGAATTAGGATATAACAAAGAAGACATAGACGCAATGCTAGCAGATAAGACATTATACGTTTGGGAAGACAAATAAGAAACTTTTATTCTTTGAGTATTACTAATTATGTTGAGTAGGAAATAGAGTATTGGTTATCTGATTTAGAGGGGTCTAAATCAGATACCAATTGTTGGGGAAAAAATCAAAGAGAGGTAAAAAAATGAGTGATATTTTTACATTAGGAATCGATATTGGTTCTACATCTTCAAAATGCGTAATGCTAAAGAATGGTAAAGAAATAGTTGGAGAAGGCGTAGTTAATCTAGGTGCTGGAACAAAAGGCGCTGATCAAGTAATTGAGCAAGTAATTGAACAATCTGGAGTGAAATTTGAAGATATAGATGTAATCGTATCTACAGGTTATGGAAGAAACAGTTACGAGGGTGCTAAAAAGACAATGAGTGAGCTTAGCTGCCATGCAAAAGGTGGTACTTTCATATTTGGGAAAGTAGGCACAATAATAGACATAGGTGGTCAAGATATTAAAGTATTAAAGCTTAATCCAAATGGTCAACTTACAAATTTCTTAATGAATGATAAATGTGCAGCAGGTACAGGAA includes these proteins:
- a CDS encoding CaiB/BaiF CoA transferase family protein, whose protein sequence is MSTRKKPLEGVKVIELATFIAAATTGRFLADLGADVIKIESAKGDPLRYTAPTEGRPLDMYENTTWELENANKRCISLNMKDPKGKEAFFKLLDGADILITNWRVQALQRAGLDYETLKVKYPSLVYAMCTGYGEYGPDKDLPGFDFTAFFARGGYLENLRQKTDVPMNVVPGLGDHNVGINLAAGVLAALYHAKLTGEGEKVETSLFESAIFNMGMMVQAAQYPDYGVKYPINISEANNPLNACWLTSDGRYVQTCMPDYNTYFKKFTAALGIGEYGEDEKYYPVQNLIENKLGTDIYSKIMAAFGTKEYKEWEKILTEADIPFALAKNWEELLEDEQAWANDCFYKMKYPKGERVLVKHPVKYQEMGPTPYDRGPFIGEHGIEILSELGYNKEDIDAMLADKTLYVWEDK
- a CDS encoding acyl-CoA dehydratase activase; amino-acid sequence: MSDIFTLGIDIGSTSSKCVMLKNGKEIVGEGVVNLGAGTKGADQVIEQVIEQSGVKFEDIDVIVSTGYGRNSYEGAKKTMSELSCHAKGGTFIFGKVGTIIDIGGQDIKVLKLNPNGQLTNFLMNDKCAAGTGRFLEVMSGVLDVKLEELGELDKKSTEKTPISSTCTVFAESEVISCMAKKIPIPNIIRGIHASVATRVAGLAKRGGLSQPVAMTGGVTKNSGIVRALSEELDCEIKISPDSQMAGAIGAALYAYEEHQKN